The DNA segment ACGGGTGAGACCAGCGGACAACTTCCTTTTGTCCTTATGCAGCTCAGTGATTATATGGAGTCTGCCTCGGCCTTACAGAGAAAAGTCGTATCGGCTCTCATCTACCCTGTACTTTTAACGGCGGCTTCTACGGGAGCTTTAATTATTTTCCTTACCATTGTTGTTCCTATGTTTGCTCAGCTCTATAGTTATTTCGGGGCAGACCTTCCGGCTCTGACCCAAGGCATAATAACTATGAGTAATGTTATAAAACAATGGATGCCTCTCCTGTTGATACTTGCAGCTGCCGGGGCATTTTTTATTATAAAGTTTAAATCCAGTAAGCAGGGAGAGCTGTTTTTTGATAATCTAAAAGTAAAAATCCCAGTCTTGAATGCCCTCTTTTTTAATGTTGTGCTTTATAGGTTTAGCAGCGGTCTTGCCATGCTTCTTAAGAGCGGTGTTCCTATTTTGTATTCTCTCGAGGTTGTAGCCAATGCTGTTGCTAATAAAGTTTATGAGAGCATAATAATACAGACAAAAGATAAAGTGAGAGAAGGAGATTCGCTTGGCGCGACACTGGGCTTATACTCTCAGCAGTTTCCGCCTTTTGTTACCAATATGGTAAGAGTGGGTGAAGAGAGCGGGAATCTTTCCGGTATGCTCGGTCATTTAGCCAAGTATTACCAGAATAAGGTTGAGACCGTGATAGAGCGCCTTCCTTACATAATTGAACCGGTTATTATCTTGACAATAGGCGGTGTAATCGGAATAATCGTAATCGGAATGTTTCTCCCTATATTTGGTCTTGCAACAGCAGTCGATATGTAAAGATGAAAGGATGGACGTTAAGAGAGACTTTATTAACGGTTTTAGTATTGGTATTGATCTTTGTTTTTTTAATGCCGAAATATATCATAACTACAAAGAGGGCATTAGCTCAGGAGGCTGTTAGGACAATATATCTTATGGAAAATGTAATTAACAGCCATTATATCCAAAGCGGTGTCTTCTCTTTTGATTTAGAGGAGCTTAACCTGGATAGATTAAATAATATCGAAGGGGCTAATTTTATCTATCATATAACCGGGTCAGGGATAAATAATTATGAAATATTGGCTTACGGGGAAGATAACTCAGCAGCAGAAGGGATAATGGTCTCATATGTTTTTCCGGATAAATCCTACTATGTGGAATACTTAGGCAAAGTTATAACAGGAAAAAAAGTAAAATAAGGAGGTGTTAAATGAAAAGAGGTAAAGGGTTTACAATGCTTGAGGTTTTGATTGTTATTATTATAATAGCGATTCTTGCTACCTTTGCAATTCCCCAGTATCTTAAAGCTTCAAAACGTGCTATTGCATCTGAGGCTGTTACTACATTGGGTGCTTTAAGAGGCGGACTTGCACGATATTATCAGGAATATAATACTTTAACTTCAGACTTAGATGAGCTGGATGTAGATAATCCGGATGATGTGCCTAATGCCAATTTTAGCTATACGATAGATACAGGCTCAGATGATCTGAGCGATTATGAGCTTACTGCTGATGGAGAGTCTGGTACCCGAGCTGATGGAATAACCGTTACATATACAGCTGACGATAATAAAATAGATATAGATTATCCGTAATATAAATTTGTTGAAAGAGGAAAGTGCTTTTACAGTCTTGGAAATTATAGTAGTAGTTGTTATTATTGCGATATTAGCTTCTCTTACACTGCCTAATCTTAGTAAAACTTTGAGTAAGAATAGAGAGAAGCTTGCAGTATCTAACCTTAAAATGATATTAAACGCTGAGAAACTATATAGGGCAAGAAATGACAAGTTCTTTCCCGATTCAGGCGACGAAGCAGAATTAGATAAGATAAATGAAAATCTTAATCTGGATATTGAGAGTCAATATTTTGATTATACTGTTAAGGCTTCAGGTCAATATTCTTTTAAAGCCTACGCAAAGGATAAAAATAGTCCCGGTATAGAGTATATAATAGACCCCGAAGGTACTATTGAGTATCCGGATGATTAACCGGAATACGGGAGTTTCTATGAAAGAGAGAATGGACGGTTATCTTAAGAGGACGGTTGAAAAAGGTGCAACCGATTTGCATCTAACAGCCGGCAGGCAGCCGCAGCTGAGGATAGACGGTAAACTTGTGCTCATGGATGATAAGGTACTTATGCCGGAAGAGATAGAAGGGCTGGCTTTCTCAATTCTTGAGGATACTCAGATCGGGCATTTTAGAGCCCAAAAAGAGCTTGATACAGCGTATGGATTAAAAGGCGTAGGGAGATTTAGAATAAATCTTTTCTATCAGAGAGGTTCTGTTGGCTGTGCAATAAGATTTATTCCTTTTGAGGTCCCTAGAATAGAGGAACTGGGTCTGCCGTCTGTTTTACGGGAATTTTGCGGAAAATCATCCGGGCTCTTCCTCGTCTGCGGGCCTACAGGGTGCGGAAAGTCAACTACTCTTGCGGCAATGATTAAGCATATTAATTATACCCAGGGTTGTAATATTGTAACAGTTGAAGATCCGATAGAATATCTGCATAAACATAATAAAGCTACGGTAAATCAGCGTGAGCTGGGCAGAGATACCCATTCTTTCTCAGAAGCTTTGCGTCATACTGTAAGACAAGACCCCGACGTGATTATGATAGGTGAGATGCGCGATTTAGATACTATGCAGGCAGCGCTCACTCTTTCTGAAACAGGGCACCTTGTTCTTGCCACACTCCATACTGTAGATGCTCCTAATTCTATTGCCAGGATAGTAGATGTCTTCCCGGCTTATCAGCAGCAGCAGATAAGATTACAGCTTTCACTTGTGCTTTTGGGGGCAATAGTGCAACAGCTGATACCCAAAAGAGATGGCAAGGGACGTATATTGGCTTATGAGCTTATGAAGGCAACGCCTGCCGTTAAGAATATGATTCGTGAGAATACGCTTCATCAGATATACTCTGTACTTCAGATGGGTAAGGGCGAAGGTATGATGACTATGAATCAATCTCTGATAGAACTCCACCGCAAGAATCTCATAACTCGGGAAGAGGCTATAAAGAGAAGCCCCAATCCTGAGGAGCTCAGAAGGATTGTTCTTTAATTATGCAAAGGTATAATTTCCTTAGAGTAGGTAGGAGAGAAAAATCTTTTACCATGCTTGAGATTCTTATCGCTGTAATTATCGTTTCAATTCTTGCTACGCTGGCAATTATGCAATATACAAAAGTTGTTGAGAAGCAGCACGGCAGGAACGGCATAACCTATCTTAAAGCAGTACGATCTGCCCAGATAAGATATTATTTGGATAACGATACATTTACTGATAATTCAGAGGAGCTCGATATGACAGGTTATATCGGCTCAGAAGGGGAAAAGTGTTTTACTCTATCCATTGATGCAGGCAGCGGTAATACTTTTACTGCCACTTTAACCAGGGTTAATTCAGCTAAATATGAAGGTTCGGCCATTACCATCAATCAGAATGGCGGTATGACAACAACAGCTCCTGATATATATGTTCTTCCAGAATAGTTATGAATAGAAAGTCTATAACCCTGATGGAGCTTGTAGTTGCAATGAGTATAGTAGGTTTTATACTTGTTGCAGTTGTAACATATAATCTAATAGGGGAGAAGTTCTACCAATCGACAAGCAAGCAAGTAGCAGTGTTAAACGATGCACAGTATTTGATGGAACAGATGGCGAAGGACATTAAAAAGGCAGAGACTCTAAGTTTCTTTGGGGGTATGCTTAGTATCACAAACGAAGACGGCAATGTTATCTATGAGTTGGCAGCAGATGATGATGGAGATGAAGATACTTATGAGATCTATTATACAAATCCTGGAAAGTCTATAGAAGATGAGTTTTTTGCTAAGAATGTAGTGTTATTCAACGTAGATACCTCGGCCATAAATGATAACAGGGTTACTGTTGAGCTTAAAGTTGCTATTGTCGAGGAGGGAACAAAGGTAAATGAAGAGTCTCATTATATCACGACCTTCTATCTTAGAAACAGATAGAGAGAAGGGTGCAGTTCTAATCCTTGTCGTTGCAATCCTT comes from the Candidatus Kaelpia imicola genome and includes:
- a CDS encoding type IV pilus twitching motility protein PilT, yielding MKERMDGYLKRTVEKGATDLHLTAGRQPQLRIDGKLVLMDDKVLMPEEIEGLAFSILEDTQIGHFRAQKELDTAYGLKGVGRFRINLFYQRGSVGCAIRFIPFEVPRIEELGLPSVLREFCGKSSGLFLVCGPTGCGKSTTLAAMIKHINYTQGCNIVTVEDPIEYLHKHNKATVNQRELGRDTHSFSEALRHTVRQDPDVIMIGEMRDLDTMQAALTLSETGHLVLATLHTVDAPNSIARIVDVFPAYQQQQIRLQLSLVLLGAIVQQLIPKRDGKGRILAYELMKATPAVKNMIRENTLHQIYSVLQMGKGEGMMTMNQSLIELHRKNLITREEAIKRSPNPEELRRIVL
- a CDS encoding prepilin-type N-terminal cleavage/methylation domain-containing protein gives rise to the protein MQRYNFLRVGRREKSFTMLEILIAVIIVSILATLAIMQYTKVVEKQHGRNGITYLKAVRSAQIRYYLDNDTFTDNSEELDMTGYIGSEGEKCFTLSIDAGSGNTFTATLTRVNSAKYEGSAITINQNGGMTTTAPDIYVLPE
- a CDS encoding prepilin-type N-terminal cleavage/methylation domain-containing protein — translated: MKRGKGFTMLEVLIVIIIIAILATFAIPQYLKASKRAIASEAVTTLGALRGGLARYYQEYNTLTSDLDELDVDNPDDVPNANFSYTIDTGSDDLSDYELTADGESGTRADGITVTYTADDNKIDIDYP
- a CDS encoding prepilin-type N-terminal cleavage/methylation domain-containing protein; its protein translation is MKEESAFTVLEIIVVVVIIAILASLTLPNLSKTLSKNREKLAVSNLKMILNAEKLYRARNDKFFPDSGDEAELDKINENLNLDIESQYFDYTVKASGQYSFKAYAKDKNSPGIEYIIDPEGTIEYPDD
- a CDS encoding type II secretion system F family protein, with the protein product MASYIYKCRTPKGGIEKGSLDAVDKSKAIDSLQERGLVIISLKESGELFKAKQASRKRSFRIRVKIDDLASLARQLATLLDAGVPLLRCIEIVREQVEVKSLYNALDRIMKDVEAGETLSGALSKHPKIFSEFWVNLIATGETSGQLPFVLMQLSDYMESASALQRKVVSALIYPVLLTAASTGALIIFLTIVVPMFAQLYSYFGADLPALTQGIITMSNVIKQWMPLLLILAAAGAFFIIKFKSSKQGELFFDNLKVKIPVLNALFFNVVLYRFSSGLAMLLKSGVPILYSLEVVANAVANKVYESIIIQTKDKVREGDSLGATLGLYSQQFPPFVTNMVRVGEESGNLSGMLGHLAKYYQNKVETVIERLPYIIEPVIILTIGGVIGIIVIGMFLPIFGLATAVDM